Proteins encoded by one window of Cydia fagiglandana chromosome Z, ilCydFagi1.1, whole genome shotgun sequence:
- the LOC134679431 gene encoding uncharacterized protein LOC134679431, whose translation MEEVKSWFFGFEYLDYFWAILLSFIMERICCLQEQFTRDYTVLPDPPANDDESYHSINLEEFSDRDGSLKLSFLRLCRLSQLTILLTIVYFFNICFWYALTKKALPNYRFKISISL comes from the exons ATGGAAGAAGTGAAAAGCTGGTTTTTCGGATTCGAGTACTTGGATTACTTCTGGGCAATACTGTTATCGTTTATAATGGAAAGAATCTGCTGCTTGCAAGAACAATTTACAAGAGACTATACAGTGCTCCCAGACCCACCGGCAAATGACGACGAGTCATATCATTCAATAAACTTGGAAGAATTCTCAGATAGAGA TGGTTCTCTGAAGCTAAGTTTCCTGCGGCTGTGTCGGTTATCACAGCTCACCATATTGCTGACAATCGTCTACTTCTTCAACATTTGCTTCTGGTATGCACTGACGAAAAAGGCTTTGCCCAACTACAGGTTTAAAATATCTATTTCCTTATGA